One segment of Anomalospiza imberbis isolate Cuckoo-Finch-1a 21T00152 chromosome 2, ASM3175350v1, whole genome shotgun sequence DNA contains the following:
- the OMP gene encoding olfactory marker protein, giving the protein MAAEAGMLELPFTCDEQLTRRMRLRFQSLQQRNMRPQDGEKLLRPNEHIYRVDFIQQHKLRFLRWNVQLERPGKVTVTGTSQHWTPDLTHLMNRQLLEPVGIFWKKLGAEEVECNEADAQEFGERIAELAQIRKVMYFLLTFTGGLEPAQLKGSIVFKA; this is encoded by the coding sequence ATGGCAGCTGAGGCAGGGATGCTTGAGCTGCCCTTCACCTGCGACGAGCAGCTCACCCGGCGCATGCGGCTGCGATTCCAGAGCCTGCAGCAAAGAAACATGAGGCCCCAGGATGGTGAGAAGCTGCTGCGTCCCAATGAGCACATCTACCGAGTGGATTTCATCCAGCAGCACAAACTGCGCTTCCTCCGCTGGAACGTGCAGCTGGAGAGACCTGGGAAGGTCACGGTGACTGGCACCTCCCAGCACTGGACTCCTGATCTCACCCACCTGATGAACCGGCAGCTGCTGGAGCCGGTGGGCATCTTCTGGAAGAAGCTAGGGGCCGAGGAGGTGGAGTGCAATGAGGCAGATGCCCAGGAATTTGGGGAGCGGATAGCAGAATTAGCCCAGATCCGCAAGGTGATGTATTTTCTCCTCACTTTCACTGGCGGCCTCGAACCAGCCCAGCTGAAAGGCTCCATTGTTTTTAAAGCCTGA
- the CAPN5 gene encoding calpain-5: MFSSVKPYENQRYASLKRECQRRKQLFEDPLFPANDDSLFYKSRIQGIQWKRPKEICNDPRLFVDGISSHDLHQGQVGNCWFVAACSSLASRESLWQKVIPDWKEQEWNPEKPESYVGIFHFQFWRFGQWLDVVIDDRLPTLHNQLIYCHSNSRNEFWCALVEKAYAKLSGCYEALDGGNTADALVDFTGGVSEPIDLTEGDYIADEAKRNLLFERVLKVHNRGGLISCSIKATSAADMEARLACGLVKGHAYAVTDVRKVRLGHGLLSFFKSEKLDMIRMRNPWGEREWNGPWSDTSEEWQKVSKSEREKMGMTVEDDGEFWMTFEDFCKYFTDIIKCRLINTSYLSIHKTWEEAVLHGAWTRSSDPLKNRSGGCINHKDTFLQNPQYVFDVKKAEDEVLISIQQKPKRTSRKEGKGENLAIGFDIHKVELNRDYRMHTLQQKVASSIYINSRSVFLRTDLKEGRYVIIPTTFDPGHEGEFLLRIFTDVPSDCRELTLDEPPHTCWSGMCGYPQVVSQIHVLAAAGLKNQDSQGGADPYVIIKCEGQKVRSPVKKNTISPEFDVKGLFYRKKPGQPIIVQIWNHNLISDEFLGQVALTGDPSDRQSVHTLHLQDKGNRRSNDLPGTIAVMLLSSNILTNV; encoded by the exons ATGTTTTCCTCAGTGAAGCCGTACGAGAACCAGCGCTACGCCTCTCTGAAGAGGGAGTGCCAGCGGCGGAAGCAGCTCTTCGAGGACCCGCTTTTCCCTGCCAACGATGACTCGCTCTTCTACAAGTCAAGGATTCAGGGCATCCAGTGGAAGCGACCCAAA GAAATCTGCAATGATCCACGTCTCTTTGTGGATGGGATCAGCTCCCATGACTTGCACCAGGGCCAGGTTGGGAACTGCTGGTTTGTGGctgcctgctcctccctggcaTCTCGGGAGTCTCTGTGGCAGAAG GTCATCCCAGACTGGAAGGAGCAGGAGTGGAACCCTGAGAAACCTGAGAGCTACGTGGGGATCTTCCACTTCCAGTTCTGGCGCTTTGGTCAGTGGCTGGATGTGGTGATCGATGACCGCCTGCCCACACTCCACAATCAGCTCATCTACTGCCACTCCAACTCCAGGAATGAGTTCTGGTGTGCCTTGGTGGAAAAAGCTTATGCCAA GTTGTCAGGCTGTTACGAGGCCCTGGATGGAGGCAACACAGCTGATGCCCTGGTGGATTTCACTGGTGGGGTCTCTGAACCTATCGACCTGACCGAAGGGGACTACATTGCTGATGAAGCCAAGCGAAACCTCCTCTTTGAGCGCGTGCTGAAGGTGCACAACAGGGGAGGCCTCATCAGCTGCTCCATCAAA GCCACATCAGCAGCTGACATGGAGGCTCGCCTGGCCTGTGGACTGGTGAAGGGCCACGCATACGCGGTGACGGACGTGCGGAAGGTCCGTCTTGGCCATGGCCTTCTGTCCTTCTTCAAGTCAGAGAAGCTGGACATGATCCGCATGCGCAACCCGTGGGGTGAGCGGGAGTGGAACGGCCCTTGGAGTGACAC CTCTGAGGAGTGGCAGAAAGTGAGTAAAAGTGAGAGAGAGAAGATGGGAATGACAGTAGAAGATGATGGAGAGTTCTG GATGACCTTTGAAGATTTCTGCAAGTACTTCACGGACATCATCAAGTGCCGTCTGATCAACACCTCCTACCTAAGCATCCACAAGACCTGGGAGGAGGCAGTGCTACATGGGGCATGGACCAGAAGCAGTGATCCCTTGAAAAACCGCTCCGGAGGCTGCATCAACCACAAGGACACTTTTCTGCAGAACCCCCAA TATGTGTTTGATGTGAAGAAGGCAGAAGATGAAGTGCTGATCTCCATCCAGCAGAAGCCAAAAAGGACCAGTCGCAAAGAGGGCAAAGGAGAGAACTTGGCCATAGGCTTTGATATCCATAAG GTTGAGTTGAATAGGGACTATCGGATGCACACCCTGCAGCAGAAGGTGGCCAGCTCCATCTACATCAACTCCCGCAGTGTCTTCCTGAGGACAGACCTGAAGGAAGGCCGCTACGTCATCATCCCAACCACTTTTGACCCTGGTCATGAAGGGGAGTTCCTTCTCAGGATTTTCACAGATGTGCCTTCAGATTGCCG AGAGCTGACACTGGATGAGCCACCACACACCTGCTGGAGTGGGATGTGTGGCTACCCACAAGTAGTATCCCAGATCCATGTCCTTGCTGCAGCTGGCCTCAAGAATCAGGACTCCCAAGGAG GAGCTGATCCTTATGTGATCATCAAGTGTGAAGGGCAGAAGGTTCGCTCTCCAGTGAAGAAGAACACAATATCACCAGAATTCGATGTGAAAGGTCTCTTCTACCGCAAGAAGCCAGGACAACCCATCATTGTTCAG ATCTGGAACCACAACTTGATAAGTGACGAGTTCTTGGGCCAAGTAGCACTCACAGGGGATCCCAGCGACCGGCAGTCGGTGCACACGCTGCACCTCCAGGACAAGGGGAACAGGAGGTCAAACGATCTCCCTGGAACCATTGCTGTGatgctgctcagcagtaacaTCCTCACTAATGTCTGA